In the genome of Terriglobales bacterium, the window AGGAAGAAACCGAAAATCCCTTCTCGGTTCACTTGGAAGTCCCCAAGAGAAGTGGCCCGCTCGCGCGCGGCGTTCGCGAGTCCGGGCCAGGTACCCCATCTTTTGTCCGGTCTTCTCTCTACGACGCCTTTACACTCATTGAAGCCAGCAGTTCTTCAAGCCTGTTGTAGCCTGCCACCATGCCGTGTTCCATACCGGACCGAGTCGCGGCGTCGCGTGCTTCTTTCGATTGGTAGAGCACCGTGAGTTTCACTTTCGTGACCTCTCCCTTGTCTTCGAACACCGTCGTGTCGACGGCCTCACCCGGATACCACGCGTCGTCGAATTTCTCAGTTGCAACCAGTTGTTTGGGAGTAACGACTTCGCGGAACACGCCGCCCATTCCCATTTCAGTACCCGCTGATTCCTTGCGCCAAACGTAGCGGTAGCTACCTCCGACCCTCAGGTCGATCTCGCAAACCGGCATGGTCCAGCCTTCTGGGCCAAGAAGCCAGCGCCGGACCAATTCCGGCTTGGTGAACGCATCAAAAACCACCGCGCGTGGGGCATTGAAATCACGTTCGATCGCAATCTCCCGGTCGCTGGGTGTGGATAGTTTGAAACTCTCGGGATAAAACCGCATATTCGCTCCTTTGTCGTTTAAAGTTTCTTGGATTTTTCTTGGGTCTTTAGCTCCTCGAGAACATGGTCAAGCCGGGCAAACGATGTCTCCCAGAATTGGCGATATTGCTCAAGCCACGCGCTGGCCTTCGCGAGTCGCTCGGGCTCAAGTCGGCTTGGCCGGCGTTGAGCATCGCGATCTCTAGAAATCAGGCCAGCACGCTCCAACACCTTCAGGTGCTTTGAGATAGCAGGTTGCGTCATCGAAAACGGTTCGGCGAGTTCGTTCACCGCGGCCTCTCCCAACGCCAAGCGGGCGAGGATGGCGCGCCGAGTCGGATCAGCCAGAGCCCCGAAGATGGCATCGAGTTGGCTTGCTTCCAAGTTAATAACCATGTGGTTGTATAACTAGATGGTATATTAAAGGTTCGGCAAGATCTCTGTCAAGCTGATTTTTCAACCGAATGGAAGGTGGGGTTCCTGCGAGGTCCTGCCGCCGAAAAGGCGAACACGAAAGGTCACGAAGGAACAAAAGAAGGTCACGGGGGCTGAGTCTCCTCCGTGACCTCTTTTTTCGACTTCGTGACCTTCGTGTTCGCCTTTTCAGGGCCCCGCTAGTTCCCTAAATGCAAGTCGGTCCACATGGTGTGCCCGGTGCGACGGTAAGACTGCCAAAGAGGCCGAGCCACCCTTGAGATCGAACGTGTTGACGATGCCACGATGCCGGCCAGCCAAGTCGTCGTGCCTAGTCTTATCCTGCTTCGCGTATGTCACATACAACTCCGAACATCGAGTGCTGTCTCGCTATACTCCCAGAATGAATCGCTGCATGGAACAGAAAATCAGGCAACAGGTTATTGGGGACAGGGAAGACTACACAGAATTGGTTCGCGGGACTACCTGGTGGAGGATTGCGGCGATCGTGTTTTGCGTGCTGGTAGTGTTTGCTCTTCTGCCGCTACCAATCCGCGGCGACGAGAAGGTGGAAATCCTGCGCGACGAGTACGGAGTCCCGCATATTTTCGCGGCTACTTCGGCTGCGGCTGCATTTGGATCCGGTTATGCGCAGGCTGAAGACCGTCTGGAAGAATTGTTGCGCAATTACCGCAGGGCTGAGGGCACCATGGCTGAGGCTTTCGGGGAGGAGTATGTCTCGCAGGATTATTGGCAGCGGGTGTGGCGACACCGTGACGTTGCGCAACGGCACTACAGGGATCTGGATCCGCAGTTGCGTGCTGTGTGCGAGGCGTTTCAGGCTGGGGTGAAGAAGTTCATGAGCGAGCATCCTGAGCAGGTGCCCGCCTGGGCTCCCAAACTGGAACCGTGGCAGATCGTTGCTTTGAGTCGCTACATCATCTGGGCGTGGCCGGAAGACGAGGCGCGGGCTGATTTGAAGCGAGCAGGCATCGAGCCCGATCGCACCGGGCCATATCGTGGATCGAACGAGATGATACTCGGTCCATCGCGGACCGCGATGCATGTCCCAATCGCCATCGTCGATCCGCACGTGAGCTGGTACGGCGAGCGCCGCTGGTACGAGATGCGGATCTATGGCGGAGAGTTGAACGCTGCGGGTGCGGCGATTATAGGACTTCCGTTTCCCGTTTTGGGACACAGTCGTTATCTTTCGATTGCCATGACTACGGGCGGTCCGGACACGTCGGATGCGTACGAGGAAGAAGTCAAGGACGGCAAGTACAGATTCAAAGATGAGTGGCGGCGGTTGGATGTGCGTACCGAGCGCATCGGCGTGAAGGTGGGAGACTCGGTCAAGTGGCAGGAGATGCGGATCGAGTCCACCCACCATGGACCAATCGTCGCGCACAAGAATGGGAAGGCTTATTCCGCGGCGATTCCTTATGCCGAAGAGTACAAGCTTCCGGATGAGTTATGGCGGATTATGACGGCACGCAATCTGGCCGAGGCGAAGAATGCGCTGGCAGAACTACAGTTAATGCCCCAGAACGTGATGATTGGCACGGTCGACGGCGATATTTATTACGTTCGCACTGGGCGCGTTCCCGTCCGGCCAAAGGCGTGCGACCCGTCCAAGCCAATGCCGGGATCCACAGGCGAGTGCGAATGGCAGGGAATCCATGCCTTCGACGACCTGGTGCAGATTACGAATCCTCCGCAAGGCTACATGCAGAACTGCAATGCTCCACCGTTGACGATGATGAAGGACTCTCCTCTGGCGCCGGAAAAATGGAGCGAGCATCCATATCTCTACAACGACTCGCGGCGTGTGCCCCTTCAGCGTCCAGCAATGGTGTTGGATCTGCTGGATGCAACCAAGAATGCAACGCTGGAACAGGCGACCGCGATCGCGCTCTCACCCCAAGTGTGGCACGCGGAGCTTTGGCAAGAGAGAATCCGGAAGGCGGCTCCGGAAAGCGCATTCGGCAAGATGCTCGCCACGTGGGACCGCCGCAGTGACGCGGATTCGCACGCAGCGCTGGGCTTCTATCTCTTCAAGACAGCCTTGGGCGTCGATGGTCGGGCCGTGGATCCGCCGGACACTCTGAGCGATGACGCGGTCAGGGACGCGCTCGCAAAAGCGGATCAGCGTCTGAAGGCCGACTTTGCGCCGGATGCGGCATTCGGCACCCTGTTCCGAGTTGGGAGAAAGGGCGGCTCGCGCACCTGGCCGGTCAGCGGCGGAACATTGAACGAAGCTGCGATGGCGACTCCACGCGCGATCCATTTCCTCAAAGCAGGGAAGGAAATGGTGGGTGTCGACGGCCAGTCCGCAACGCAGATCGTGATTCTGACGAAGCCACCGCAGTCGTACATGGCCATGCCGCTAGGCGAAAGCGACCATCCTGAATCGGAACATTGGGACGATCAGGCAGAAAAGCTCTTCAGCAAGAGCAAGCTTGAGTCGACTTATTTCGCGAATCGCGCAGAGCTGGAGAAACATGTGACGCAGAGGGAGGAGCTTAGGTTTTGAGCGCTAGTTGTAGCTGTCTTCCCCCCAAGTGTTGAGTAACAAAGCGGTATCCCGATCGACTCTCGTGCCGCGAGACGGGGCACGTCACACAGCCGAGGGCGGCCGTGCCACACGGTGGGTCTCTGGTGCGTGTCTTCTCCGAGTGGGCCAGGTCGATCCGTTGCAGTACCGTCGGCGGTCTTTCAATCGAGGGCTCAAGCCTCTTTCGCGCACTCACCGCACCCAGCGGCTACCGCCGGTACTGAACCCTGATCGCCGTTACCCTATTCTCTGTGCCCTAAGGGGATGCAAACGGGGCGTTTTAGGGCTGACTTACGAAAGGGCTCGGTCTTCTTTCAGTCCAATCTGCATCAACACCACAAGGTATTGCGATCCACGTGAACGTTTGGCACAGCATGTCGCAGGGAGTACCAAGGTACATGTACGAAAATCGGAAGAAAAGGGGGCAAAACCCGGAAGAAACCCGGAACTCTCCCTTGACACACCCCGGAGTAACC includes:
- a CDS encoding SRPBCC family protein, whose translation is MRFYPESFKLSTPSDREIAIERDFNAPRAVVFDAFTKPELVRRWLLGPEGWTMPVCEIDLRVGGSYRYVWRKESAGTEMGMGGVFREVVTPKQLVATEKFDDAWYPGEAVDTTVFEDKGEVTKVKLTVLYQSKEARDAATRSGMEHGMVAGYNRLEELLASMSVKAS
- a CDS encoding metalloregulator ArsR/SmtB family transcription factor; translated protein: MVINLEASQLDAIFGALADPTRRAILARLALGEAAVNELAEPFSMTQPAISKHLKVLERAGLISRDRDAQRRPSRLEPERLAKASAWLEQYRQFWETSFARLDHVLEELKTQEKSKKL
- a CDS encoding penicillin acylase family protein — its product is MEQKIRQQVIGDREDYTELVRGTTWWRIAAIVFCVLVVFALLPLPIRGDEKVEILRDEYGVPHIFAATSAAAAFGSGYAQAEDRLEELLRNYRRAEGTMAEAFGEEYVSQDYWQRVWRHRDVAQRHYRDLDPQLRAVCEAFQAGVKKFMSEHPEQVPAWAPKLEPWQIVALSRYIIWAWPEDEARADLKRAGIEPDRTGPYRGSNEMILGPSRTAMHVPIAIVDPHVSWYGERRWYEMRIYGGELNAAGAAIIGLPFPVLGHSRYLSIAMTTGGPDTSDAYEEEVKDGKYRFKDEWRRLDVRTERIGVKVGDSVKWQEMRIESTHHGPIVAHKNGKAYSAAIPYAEEYKLPDELWRIMTARNLAEAKNALAELQLMPQNVMIGTVDGDIYYVRTGRVPVRPKACDPSKPMPGSTGECEWQGIHAFDDLVQITNPPQGYMQNCNAPPLTMMKDSPLAPEKWSEHPYLYNDSRRVPLQRPAMVLDLLDATKNATLEQATAIALSPQVWHAELWQERIRKAAPESAFGKMLATWDRRSDADSHAALGFYLFKTALGVDGRAVDPPDTLSDDAVRDALAKADQRLKADFAPDAAFGTLFRVGRKGGSRTWPVSGGTLNEAAMATPRAIHFLKAGKEMVGVDGQSATQIVILTKPPQSYMAMPLGESDHPESEHWDDQAEKLFSKSKLESTYFANRAELEKHVTQREELRF